In Sebastes umbrosus isolate fSebUmb1 chromosome 7, fSebUmb1.pri, whole genome shotgun sequence, the sequence CTGTAATTTATTATGTAATATTCGCACGAAATCAATGCTTTCCAGTATCTTTATAAGTCACTACATATAGCCAGTGCTTATTTTAATATGACCTCTGCTCTCAGAACTTGCAGCATGAACACATTTCAGCGTTCCATGTTTTCCATTCAGATTCTGCCGAGTGTTTGCAGTGTCCACTGGAGTACTGGTCAAATGAAGATCACAGCCAGTGTGTTCCAAAGGTGATCGAGTTCCTATCTTATGGAGAAACCATGGGCGCCCTCCTCGCTGCTTTCTCCTTGTTCGGAGCAAGTTTAACACTGGTGGTGTCATGTGTCTTCTTTCACTTTCGTCACACACCTCTCGTCAAAGCCAGCAACTCTGAGCtgagcttcctgctgctcttctccttgactctgtgtttcctgtgctcTCTTACCTTCATAGGCCGGCCCTCTGAGTGGTCCTGCATGCTGCGACACACAGCATTCGGCATCACCTTTGCCCTGTGCATGTCTTGCATCTTGGCTAAAACCATGGCAGTGGTGAACGCCTTTAATGCTAATAGGCCATCGAACACAGTTCTTCAGTGCTCTGCTCCGCTTCAGAGAACAAGCGTTCTCAGCTGTACTTTACTGCAGGTGTTAGTTTGTGTGCTGTGGTTAGCTCTTGCCCCGCCATTcccctacaaaaatacagctcATGCCACTGAAAGGATTATTCTAGAGTGTGATTTAGGTTCACCTATCGGGTTCTGGGCTGTGTTGGGGTATATAGGACTCCTGGCTGTACTCTGCTTCGTCTTCGCTTTTCTGGCTCGAAAGTTACCTGATAATTTCAATGAAGCTAAATTTATAACGTTCAGCATGCTGATATTCTGTGCAGTCTGGATCACATTTATCCCAGCGTATGTCAGTTCTCCTGGGAAATTCACTGTGGCTGTGGAGATATTTGCTATTCTGGCCTCCAGTTATGGACTACTTCTCTGTATATTTGCaccaaagtgcattattattgttctcaaacctgaactgaacacaaaaaaacatctgatggGGAAAACAGGATCCCaataaacataaatgaaattaatcttttactgttttatttcacGCCTTGTGGCTTGGCTTTAATTTTGAAGTGACCCCAGAATactattcattaaaaacatCATATTATTTAGCTTGCTTTTTCTGAATCAGAATCTAGAAAAAAGCTAGGTGCTACAATAGACAGTTAAAAAATGCTTgcgttaaaataataataatttacaattcatattaaaaacatatattaaaaacatattttgtattatctTACATTTGTATTGTTAccattttatttcacaaaaaataaatacaaaaaacatatataaactatccatgacttcctgtctcttcaTTTTAGTTTCTATAATAGGGCCTTTACCTTGTAAACTGTCATCACACAAACAtaatatgcaaatgttttacaaaaacaTGTAGGTGAAAAGCttagttattttattaaaactaCTTGAATAGAACCTGAACTTGACACAAACCTCTCCCACACAGAATATCCTGTCTTTAATATCCCCAAATATACAGTAGCTAATGAAATAACAAAGATCATAATTTATTCAGGGAAGTTCAATTGCGAACCAGGGTGTCACTTTCAGGGATACCCTGTTCACACTCAAACAGTTACAATCAATCACACCCTGAACTCAGCTAATGCATATAGCTCCACTGAAATAGGTTAAGAGTTAAAGGCCTTGCTCAACGGCATATCAGTAGTCTGTTGATTGAACCAGCCACCAAAAGTCGCCTAAGATATATCATAAAATATCTGATAATTTTCAGGGTTTCATTCAGCCAACACCAGAAAAAAAGGAGGCTACATTAGTACATTTACATGCAGGTTAACAACCATTGACTCCTAACATGCTGGTGTTAGCATaacatttagcatgttagcatgctaaataaAAGGATGTTCTTCAGTGCCACCTGCTGGACAgttaatatatatgtaattgtgatgaaatgattcaaataaaacgacttaatatgtacatatacaatacatacatagTGTATACATATGTAACTCTATTAAATATCATGACCTTCAGTATTTGAAGATGCTGTGAAACCCCAGATTAGATTCAATCTcattatttttgaaattttCACTACATAAAATTTCTGCAAAACTATGTTAAGGTTAAAGTTAAGGAAAGATCATGCTTCTGGCGAATGAATGGTGGTTAAATTATGGTTAGGGtcaagcaacaaaaacactggtTAAGGTTTGGGAAAGAGTGAACTGTAACAGGATCCAAAATCCAACCCAGATTTGCTACATGCTCTTTCACCACCATAACCTCCACACCACTAACTACGTCCTGCATTGGCACTGAACATTGTTCTTAATCGTGAGGTGTAGTAGAATCGTCCAATGCAGACATAATTCTTAAGAATACTGGtgctgacatattttttttttgtaaggattttttttaacaaattgtttaatgacaaataaacacatatgataacacatatatatactgcacCAAAATAATTAATACAACATATTATGAAGCTATATTTTTCGCCTCCACTGAACTCTGTCAAAAGCTTtcgtcacacacactctcatgttCTCAGATTTGGTATCTTGGCCTGAAACACTTAAAGTGTACTGCCCCAAACAAATATGAAGGCCCTAATAACATGTTTAGTTCTATTATAACtacataattatttaaaaaaaaatgattcaagTATAAAATCAAAGCACTACCTCAAAGTTTGGTTCCCATATTTGCCTGAATAACAATTTTTTATGGTGTTTCTCCAAATCATCCCCTAATTATTGAGTTTAATTTCCATcatttttttatcctgtttatccctttttttgttgacaaataaaaaatctCCAGCATTGAAAGAAACATAATGGTCTTAGAAACAGAATATACCATCTCAAATGAAGAACAACAAAGTTAAATGACATCATGATACAGTGATTCGATAAGAGGACCATTTGCAGAAGTATAAAGCTCTGCCCATGACAGGAGACACACCTGTTGGTCAGCGAAAGACAAACTCATCACACCGTACAGGTtagtgtgtgtgcctgtttgtTCCAGATGTGTGACTGTGCCTATGTCATGTTACTGTTTGTGCTTTTTGTGGGAGCCTTTGGAGCAGAGGAAGACACACCGCTTTGTGAGATGCTGGGAAGTCCAGAGTTTCCTGTGTTATCTAAGGAAGGAGATATCACTATTGGAGGAGTTTTCTCCATCCATAGTGCAAtacatcctccatcctccttcaCAGATACTCCAGAACTTCTCATATGCTCTGGGTATTTTTTGTTGTCTCCtttctcatttgttttgttttttaacagaagAAATGTTGAAAAGCTGTTTGTTGAAACTCTTCTCACTCTTTTCAGGATAATTGTGAGACAATTTCAATTTGCCCAAACAATGATTTTTGCCATCCAGGAGATCAACAATagcagctctctgctgcctAATATCTCAATTGGTTATAAGGTGTTTGACAGCTGTTTTTCAACACTGTATTCTTCGCGTGTGGTGATGGGTCTAATAAATGGACAGGAAAGGACTTTAGGTCAAACCTGCTCTGGCCAGTCATCTGTTCATGCCATCATCGGACCATCCGATTCCTCCTCAACCATTGCGGTGCTACAAATTGCAGGGGTTTTCCAAATACCAGTGGTAAATATGacatatctgtatttattttttgactaATTTCACCATGTTCCATTTTACAACTTAGTATGAAGGGACCATCAACAAAGTCTGAATTATGGTATAATTATGGTTCATTTCAGGGCTATAAGGTCAGAATTAAGGTTTCCAGGGTTTGCACAGATGCAGCAGATTCAGTCAAAAGTCTAACTTTTGTCAGTTATTACTTGTATTCAAatgttataaatgtgttttatgttatgttttttatgtatctctccttttcttttctattaGATCAGTTACTATGCGACTTGTGCTTGTCTGAGTAACAGAAAGGAGTACCCCTCCTTCTTCAGAACCATCCCTAGTGACTACTATCAGAGCAGAGCCTTGGCAAAACTGGTAAAGCACTTTGGCTGGACATGGGTTGGGGCAGTTAGAAGTGATAATGACTATGGTAACAACGGCATGGAAACATTTATCACAGCTGCAAGGCAGGAGGGGGTCTGCATCGAGTACTCAGAAGTCATCTCAAGCACTGACTCCAGTGGGCATATTGCCAGGGTGGTCAGAGTGATCCAAAGCGGCAGTGCAAAGGTTTTAGTTGCCTTCCTCTCCCAGGAGATAGAAATTCTGCTTGAGGAAGCTCTGAAGCAGAATTTAACTGGGCTGCAGTGGGTAGGCAGTGAGTCCTGGATTATGGCAAGTCGTCTGGCCACCAAGAGGTACTCAGGAATCCTGACAGGGTCTCTGGGCTTCACCATCAGAAAAGCAAAGATCCCAGGCCTGCGAGAGTTTCTTTTGCAGGTTAACCCAAGTCAAGACCCTCATAATAATCTGCTGAGAGAGTTCTGGGAAGCCACATTTGATTGCAGTTTCCAACCCAGTCTGCATGGTCAGTCCCAGTGCTCTGGTTCTGAGAGACTAGAGGACATCAACAATTTTTTCACAGATGTGTCAAAGCTAAGGATATCCAACAATGTGTATAAAGCTGTGTATGCTGTGGCTCATGCCATGcataacatgttgacatgtggACAAAGTGGTGAAGCGGTGAATCAGTTGTGTATATGGAACAATTTTTTAGAGCCTAAAGAGGTTAGAGGTCGCCTTCAATATTTAAGTAAGAAATCTGAAATAATAACCCTGTACTTGTAAGTTTTTCACTATTGTTCTCTGTTGGTAGGTTGTGAAACATCTCCAAGATGTGAATTTCACCCTTCAGTCAGGAGAAACTGTGGGTTTTGATGAAAACGGAGACcctgcagcaacttatgagcTGGTGAACTGGCAGAGAAACCAAGCAGGAGATATTGTATTTGTTGCTGTAGGAAGCTACGATGCCTCACTAGCGAATGGAAAGCAGTTTATCATGAACGGAATAAACACAACATGGGCTGCCGGATCCCCAAAGGTATCAAACAAACATGTTAGTTATGCAATAGGTTACACATTGTCAGGGTTATTTTCAAAGTATGAAGTGCCATAcccatcattttaaaaataggtCAATTTTGCATAGTTTAGGAAGTCATATAAAAgtagaacaaaattaaaattaaaaatacacataaataaaaatactgtgCATTTTGCAGACTGACTTGCCAAGTGCTAAGAGTTTCACTTCTGATTAGAGATTCACCAAAATTAtacaaaagcatatttttccgaACTAAATattgtagtacaactatgaggagaccattgatgtgtgaagtaattttggtggtactacactgtataacagtgaagttattgaatattttcataGCATCTCTTTTTGccgttgcactttgtagacggtgcctgaccactcgtctcacagccggctgcgcatagagaccaatgttatgtgtccaggTCGGAGGACATCTCGTCTTGATTAAAACAAGGTTGTAGCTCATTGTCTACCTTACTATGGTTACTatggtgtggggatactcacgaGCCTCCAGCTTAGTGCTGCCCAGCTTTCTCCCCAGAGAAAAAGAGGGTCGCCTCTTTGCGGCTGCGAGTCTCTATTGAGGAAGTCTCTGATTGTTGTTGATgcttatgcaccaaacagcagctcaTAGTACATGACCTTCTTGGAGTCTCTGTCTGGCTTCCTGGAAAGGGCACCGACTGGGGACTCTATAGTTCTGCTGGGGGACTTCATTGCCCatgtgggcaacgatggagaaaGCTGAAGGGGGGTGACTGAGAGGAACGGCCTGCCTGATCCGAACCCGAGCGGTGCTTTCTTGTTGGACTTccgtgctagtcatggattgacCATAACAAACACAATGTTCAAGCATAGGGTGGTTCATAagtgtacttggtaccagaacACCCTAGGCTAACGATTGATGATCGACTTAGTGGTTGTGTCATCAGATCTGATGTCTTGGACACTTGGGTGAAGAGGAGCGGAgttgtcaactgatcaccaccTGGTGGTGAGTTGGATCAGATAGCGGGGGAGGCTGCTGGGCAGACCTGGGAAACCAAAACGTGTATTGAGGGTGAACTGAGAATGTCTGGCTGAGGCCCCTGTACGCGAGGTCTTCAACTCCCACCTCCGGAAGAATTTCTCGCACTCGATTTACAAATCTTTCTACGTTCAAATCCTTAcatatggtcatgagctttgggtagtggcTGAAAGAACGCAGATATAAGCGGCCAAAATAAgtttccttcgtagggtggctgggctcagacTTAGAGATAGGTTGAGGATTTCAGatatccggagggagctcggagtagagccgctgctcctttgcgtcgaaaggggccagctgaggtggttcagttatttgatcaggatgcctcctggacacctccctttggaggttttccgggcacggCCAACTTGTAAGAGGCCCCGGGATAGACCCAGAAAACGCTGGAGAGGTTATTTATCTAGTCTAGCCTGGGAACGCTTAAGGGGTccgaggaagagctggaaacgTAGCTGGGGAGACGAATGTCTGGACCTGCTTCCCCCCACGAGCCCGGTTAAGCGGGAGAAAATGGAGGGattgatggatagatggatggatagatggatggatatttgCTCAAAATTGCAGGCTGTAGCTTTAAGTATTTGGACTACAGGGCAATAAACTATAAGTAACTGATGAGTTCAGTCAAGACCACTTTAGTCAAAGACACTTATTCCATTTGCAGtaatatacacattatatttggcggtatggctctgttctgggacctccctgcccatccacaagcctacgtggtagcatgaggcaaggagagcacacctccttgcccttccatgtgcaGACATGGAAAGCCAAAGGCAGGGAGAACAGCAGCAAAGACCCCCCTGGGTGCAGAACAGAGCCGGCATAAATGACAACAGAATTGACATTGATTAAGTCATAAACAGTTAGGGGTGGGCGACACATCGAATACAGTCGATGTATCGTGGCTTGTCCCCTGCGTGGTACAGAAAATGACTACATCGCGAACATCGAAcacaaattgtcatgtaatgtttccAAGCCATCCCTTTTTGTATGAaagattaaaattgttccaAAGAAACACTAATGAATATCAACAGAAGGTTTAAATGCAGACAtatgctgcagggactacaagaatcataatattggtgtgattgtatgcatcaaagggttaaattgagcatttatgaagtgcttagaggatatttgaaaatattgcgatatatatcgtgtattgcgatatagcctaaaatatcgcaatattattcCTAGGCCATACCGCCCAGCCCTAGAAACAGTATTAAAAGCAGgtggtggggtggaggtgggttgcGAGCGGCTTGTAGAGGAAGCAGCAACGGTAGGCCGGctgaagcagcttaaataaggcgccctgtatgaaatttaccaatgaatgcatagagaggaatcagctgatccgtcagctgatgcatcagctgattgggctggcttaagatcagctgttatcagctgatAGCCATCATatgagcagagcttgacatcATGGCCTGCCTGAACTAACGCTACGTTCGATTTGTGGTGTTGTTACAGAGGCCACAGTCTGTCTGCAGTGAGAGTTGTCTGCCAGGTTTCCGGCAGGCTGTGATTAAAGGCAAACCCATCTGCTGTTTCTCTTGCATCGCCTGTGCTGATGGAGAGATCAGCAACTCCAGCAGTGAGTAGATCTGTAATTTATTATGTAATATTTGTACAAAAACAATGCTTTTCAGTATCTCTATAAGTCACGAAATGCAGCCAGTGCTTATTTTAATATGACTTCTGCTCTCATAACTCGGAGCTGAcagcataaatacatttaagcGTTCCATGTTTTCCATTCAGATTCTGCTGAGTGTTTGCGGTGTCCACTGGAGTACTGGTCAAATGAAGATCACAGCCAGTGTGTTCCAAAGGTGATCGAGTTCCTATCTTACGAAGAAACCATGGGCGCCCTCCTCGCTGCTTTCTCCTTGTTCGGAGCAAGTTTGTCACTGGTGGTGTCATGCGTCTTCTTTCGCTTTCGTCACACACCTCTCGTCAAAGCCAGCAACTCTGAGCtgagcttcctgctgctcttctccttgactctgtgtttcctgtgctcTCTTAGCTTCATAGGTCGGCCCTCTGAGTGGTCCTGCATGCTGCGACACACAGCATTCGGCATCACCTTTGCCCTGTGCATGTCTTGCATCTTGGCTAAAACCATGGCAGTGGTGAACGCCTTTAATGCTAATAGGCCATCGAACACAGTTCTTCAGTGCTCTGCTCCGCTTCAGAGAACAAGCGTTCTCAGCTGTACTTTACTGCAGGTGTTAGTTTGTGTGCTGTGGTTAGCTCTTGCCCCGCCATTcccctacaaaaatacagctcATGCCACTGAAAGGATTATTCTAGAGTGTGATTTAGGTTCACCTATCGGGTTCTGGGCTGTGTTGGGGTATATAGGACTCCTGGCTGTACTCTGCTTCGTCTTCGCTTTTCTGGCTCGAAAGTTACCTGATAATTTCAATGAAGCTAAATTTATAACGTTCAGCATGCTGATATTCTGTGCAGTCTGGATCACATTTATCCCAGCGTATGTCAGTTCTCCTGGGAAATTCACTGTGGCTGTGGAGATATTTGCTATTCTGGCCTCCAGTTATGGACTACTTCTCTGTATATTTGCaccaaagtgcattattattgttctcaaacctgaactgaacacaaaaaaacatctgatggGGAAAACAGGATCCCaataaacataaatgaaattaatcttttactgttttatttcacGCCTTGTGGCTTGGCTTTAATTTTGAAGTGACCCCAGAATactattcattaaaaacatCATATTATTTAGCTTGCTTTTTCTGAATCAGAATCTAGAAAAAAGCTAGGTGCTACAATAGACAGTTAAAAAATGCTTgcgttaaaataataataatttacaattcatattaaaaacatatattaaaaacatattttgtattatctTACATTTGTATTGTTAccattttatttcacaaaaaataaatacaaaaaacatatataaactatccatgacttcctgtctcttcaTTTTAGTTTCTATAATAGGGCCTTTACCTTGTAAACTGTCATCACACAAACAtaatatgcaaatgttttacaaaaacaTGTAGGTGAAAAGCttagttattttattaaaactaCTTGAATAGAACCTGAACTTGACACAAACCTCTCCCACACAGAATATCCTGTCTTTAATATCCCCAAATATACAGTAGCTAATGAAATAACAAAGATCATAATTTATTCAGGGAAGTTCAATTGCGAACCAGGGTGTCACTTTCAGGGATACCCTGTTCACACTCAAACAGTTACAATCAATCACACCCTGAACTCAGCTAATGCATATAGCTCCACTGAAATAGGTTAAGAGTTAAAGGCCTTGCTCAACGGCATATCAGTACCCTGTTGATTGAACCAGCCACCAAAAGTCGCCTAAGATATATCATAAAATATCTGATAATTTTCAGGGATTCATTCAGCCAACACCAGAAAAAAAGGAGGCTACATTAGTACATTTACATGCAGGTTAACAACCATTGACTCCTAACATGCTGGTGTTAGCATaacatttagcatgttagcatgctaaataaAAGGATGTTCTTCAGTGCCACCTGCTGGGCAGTTAATATACATGTAATTGTGATGAAATGATTCAAATAAAACGacttaatatgtacatatacaatacatacatagTGTATACATATGTAACTCTATTAAATATCATGACCTTCAGTATTTGAAGATGCTGTGAAACCCCAGATTAGATTCAATCTcattatttttgaaattttCACTACATAAAATTTCTGCAAAACTATGTTAAGGTTAAAGTTAAGGAAATATCATGCTTCTGGCGAATGAATGGTGGTTAAATTATGGTTAGGGtcaagcaacaaaaacactggtTAAGGTTTGGGAAAGAGTGAACTGTAACAGGATCCAAAATCCAACCCAGATTTGCTACATGCTCTTTCACCACCATAACCTCCACACCACTAACTACGTCCTGCATTGGCACTGAACATTGTTCTTAATCGTGAGGTGTAGAAGAATCGTCCAATGCAGACATAATTCTTAAGAATACTGGtgctgacatattttttttttgtaaggattttttttaacaaattgtttaatgacaaataaacacatatgataacacatatatacactgCACCAAAATAATTAATACAACATATTATGAAGCTATATTTTTCGCCTCCACTGAACTCTGTCAAAAGCTTtcgtcacacacactctcatgttCTCAGATTTGGTATCTTGGCCTGAAACACTTAAAGTGTACTGCCCCAAACAAACATGAAGGCCCTAATAACATGTTTAGTTCTATTATAACtacataattatttaaaaaaaaatgattcaagTATAAAATCAAAGCACTACCTCAAAGTTTGGTTCCCATATTTGCCTGAATAACAATTTTTTATGGTGTTTCTCCAAATCATCCCCTAATTATTGAGTTTAATTTCCATcatttttttatcctgtttatccctttttttgttgacaaataaaaaatctCCAGCATTGAAAGAAACATAATGGTCTTAGAAACAGAATATACCATCTCAAATGAAGAACAACAAAGTTAAATGACATCATGATACAGTGATTCGATAAGAGGACCATTTGCAGAAGTATAAAGCTCTGCCCATGACAGGAGACACACCTGTTGGTCAGCGAAAGACAAACTCATCACACCGTACAGGTtagtgtgtgtgcctgtttgtTCCAGATGTGTGACTGTGCCTATGTCATGTTACTGTTTGTGCTTTTTGTGGGAGCCTTTGGAGCAGAGGAAGACACACCGCTTTGTGAGATGCTGGGAAGTCCAGAGTTTCCTGTGTTATCTAAGGAAGGAGATATCACTATTGGAGGAGTTTTCTCCATCCATAGTGCAAtacatcctccatcctccttcaCAGATACTCCAGAACTTCTCATATGCTCTGGGTATTTTTTGTTGTCTCCtttctcatttgttttgttttttaacagaagAAATGTTGAAAAGCTGTTTGTTGAAACTCTTCTCACTCTTTTCAGGATAATTGTGAGACAATTTCAATTTGCCCAAACAATGATTTTTGCCATCCAGGAGATCAACAATagcagctctctgctgcctAATATCTCAATTGGTTATAAGGTGTTTGACAACTGTGTTTCAACACTGTATTCTTCGCGTGTGGTGATGGGTCTAATAAATGGACAGGAAAGGACTTTAGGTCAAACCTGCTCTGGCCAGTCATCTGTTCATGCCATCATCGGACCATCCGATTCCTCCTCAACCATTGCGGTGCTACAAATTGCAGGGGTTTTCCAAATACCAGTGGTAAATATGacatatctgtatttattttttgactaATTTCACCATGTTCCATTTTACAACTTAGTATGAAGGGACCATCAACAAAGTCTGAATTATGGTATAATTATGGTTCATTTCAGGGCTATAAGGTCAGAATTAAGGTTTCCAGGGTTTGCACAGATGCAGCAGATTCAGTCAAAAGTCTAACTTTTGTCAGTTATTACTTGTATTCAAatgttataaatgtgttttatgttatgttttttatgtatctctccttttcttttctattaGATCAGTTACTATGCGACTTGTGCTTGTCTGAGTAACAGAAAGGAGTACCCCTCCTTCTTCAGAACCATCCCTAGTGACTACTATCAGAGCAGAGCCTTGGCAAAACTGGTAAAGCACTTTGGCTGGACATGGGTTGGGGCAGTTAGAAGTGATAATGACTATGGTAACAACGGCATGGAAACATTTATCACAGCTGCAAGGCAGGAGGGGGTCTGCATCGAGTACTCAGAAGTCATCTCAAGCACTGACTCCAGTGGGCATATTGCCAGGGTGGTCAGAGTGATCCAAAGCGGCAGTGCAAAGGTTTTAGTTGCCTTCCTCTCCCAGGAGATAGAAATTCTGCTTGAGGAAGCTCTGAAGCAGAATTTAACTGGGCTGCAGTGGGTGGGCAGTGAGTCCTGGATTATGGCAAGTCGTCTGGCCACCAAGAGGTACTCAGGAATCCTGACAGGGTCTCTGGGCTTCACCATCAGAAAAGCAAAGATCCCAGGCCTGCGAGAGTTTCTTTTGCAGGTTAACCCAAGTCAAGACCCTCATAATAATCTGCTGAGAGAGTTCTGGGAAGCCACATTTGATTGCAGTTTCCAACCCAGTCTGCATGGTCAGTCCCAGTGCTCTGGTTCTGAGAGACTAGAGGACATCAACAATTTTTTCACAGATGTGTCAAAGCTAAGGATATCCAACAATGTGTATAAAGCTGTGTATGCTGTGGCTCATGCCATGcataacatgttgacatgtggACAAAGTGGTGAAGCGGTGAATCAGTTGTGTATATGGAACAATTTTTTAGAGCCTAAAGAGGTTAGAGGTCGCCTTCAATATTTAAGTAAGAAATCTGAAATAATAACCCTGTACTTGTAAGTTTTTCACTATTGTTCTCTGTTGGTAGGTTGTGAAACATCTCCAAGATGTGAATTTCACCCTTCAGTCAGGAGAAACTGTGGGTTTTGATGAAAACGGAGACcctgcagcaacttatgagcTGGTGAACTGGCAGAGAAACCAAGCAGGAGATATTGTATTTGTTGCTGTAGGAAGCTACGATGCCTCACTAGCGAATGGAAAGCAGTTTATCATGAACGGAATAAACACAACATGGGCTGCCGGATCCCCAAAGGTATCAAATAAACATGTT encodes:
- the LOC119491727 gene encoding extracellular calcium-sensing receptor-like, encoding MLGSPEFPVLSKEGDITIGGVFSIHSAIHPPSSFTDTPELLICSGIIVRQFQFAQTMIFAIQEINNSSSLLPNISIGYKVFDSCFSTLYSSRVVMGLINGQERTLGQTCSGQSSVHAIIGPSDSSSTIAVLQIAGVFQIPVISYYATCACLSNRKEYPSFFRTIPSDYYQSRALAKLVKHFGWTWVGAVRSDNDYGNNGMETFITAARQEGVCIEYSEVISSTDSSGHIARVVRVIQSGSAKVLVAFLSQEIEILLEEALKQNLTGLQWVGSESWIMASRLATKRYSGILTGSLGFTIRKAKIPGLREFLLQVNPSQDPHNNLLREFWEATFDCSFQPSLHGQSQCSGSERLEDINNFFTDVSKLRISNNVYKAVYAVAHAMHNMLTCGQSGEAVNQLCIWNNFLEPKEVVKHLQDVNFTLQSGETVGFDENGDPAATYELVNWQRNQAGDIVFVAVGSYDASLANGKQFIMNGINTTWAAGSPKRPQSVCSESCLPGFRQAVIKGKPICCFSCIACADGEISNSSNSAECLRCPLEYWSNEDHSQCVPKVIEFLSYEETMGALLAAFSLFGASLSLVVSCVFFRFRHTPLVKASNSELSFLLLFSLTLCFLCSLSFIGRPSEWSCMLRHTAFGITFALCMSCILAKTMAVVNAFNANRPSNTVLQCSAPLQRTSVLSCTLLQVLVCVLWLALAPPFPYKNTAHATERIILECDLGSPIGFWAVLGYIGLLAVLCFVFAFLARKLPDNFNEAKFITFSMLIFCAVWITFIPAYVSSPGKFTVAVEIFAILASSYGLLLCIFAPKCIIIVLKPELNTKKHLMGKTGSQ
- the LOC119491803 gene encoding extracellular calcium-sensing receptor-like, with protein sequence MLGSPEFPVLSKEGDITIGGVFSIHSAIHPPSSFTDTPELLICSGIIVRQFQFAQTMIFAIQEINNSSSLLPNISIGYKVFDNCVSTLYSSRVVMGLINGQERTLGQTCSGQSSVHAIIGPSDSSSTIAVLQIAGVFQIPVISYYATCACLSNRKEYPSFFRTIPSDYYQSRALAKLVKHFGWTWVGAVRSDNDYGNNGMETFITAARQEGVCIEYSEVISSTDSSGHIARVVRVIQSGSAKVLVAFLSQEIEILLEEALKQNLTGLQWVGSESWIMASRLATKRYSGILTGSLGFTIRKAKIPGLREFLLQVNPSQDPHNNLLREFWEATFDCSFQPSLHGQSQCSGSERLEDINNFFTDVSKLRISNNVYKAVYAVAHAMHNMLTCGQSGEAVNQLCIWNNFLEPKEVVKHLQDVNFTLQSGETVGFDENGDPAATYELVNWQRNQAGDIVFVAVGSYDASLANGKQFIMNGINTTWAAGSPKRPQSVCSESCLPGFRQAVIKGKPICCFSCIACADGEISNSSNSAECLRCPLEYWSNEDHSQCVPKVIEFLSYEETMGALLAAFSLFGASLSLVVSCVFFRFRHTPLVKASNSELSFLLLFSLTLCFLCSLSFIGRPSEWSCMLRHTAFGITFALCMSCILAKTMAVVNAFNANRPSNTVLQCSAPLQRTSVLSCTLLQVSVCVLWLALAPPFPYKNTAHATERIILECDLGSPIGFWAVLGYIGLLAVLCFVFAFLARKLPDNFNEAKFITFSMLIFCAVWITFIPAYVSSPGKFTVAVEIFAILASSYGLLLCIFAPKCIIIVLKPELNTKKHLMGKTGSQ